A region of Rhodospirillales bacterium DNA encodes the following proteins:
- a CDS encoding LysE family translocator — MSLELYLAFIAACVVVAAVPGPMVALVVANSLTHGARAGLANVAGAQLGLAIMLGTLVVGLATVVATMGAWFDWLRLVGAAYLVWIGVKMLRAGGGGLAPGAVAAPRGGFFLQGLLVMLSNPKVLLFFGAFIPQFVDSGGDRATRVVVLGATAMAVAALSDGAYALLAARAARTLSRRRARALTTAGGAMLVGGGIWMALARPR; from the coding sequence ATGTCCCTCGAGCTCTACCTCGCCTTCATCGCCGCCTGCGTCGTCGTCGCCGCCGTCCCCGGACCGATGGTGGCGCTGGTCGTCGCCAACAGCCTGACGCACGGCGCGCGGGCCGGGCTGGCCAACGTCGCCGGCGCCCAGCTCGGCCTCGCGATCATGCTCGGCACCTTGGTGGTCGGCCTGGCCACGGTCGTCGCCACGATGGGCGCATGGTTCGACTGGCTGCGGTTGGTCGGCGCCGCCTACCTCGTCTGGATCGGCGTCAAGATGCTGCGCGCCGGCGGCGGCGGATTGGCGCCGGGCGCGGTCGCCGCGCCGCGTGGCGGCTTCTTCCTCCAGGGCCTCCTGGTGATGTTGAGCAATCCCAAGGTGCTGCTGTTCTTCGGCGCGTTCATTCCACAGTTCGTCGATTCCGGCGGCGACCGCGCGACGCGGGTCGTGGTCCTCGGCGCCACGGCGATGGCCGTCGCGGCGCTGTCGGACGGCGCCTACGCCCTTTTGGCGGCGCGCGCCGCCCGCACGCTGTCGCGCCGCCGGGCGCGGGCGCTGACCACGGCCGGCGGCGCCATGCTGGTCGGCGGCGGCATCTGGATGGCGCTCGCGCGGCCGCGCTAG
- a CDS encoding exodeoxyribonuclease VII large subunit has product MPPDDRVTGSPPVSDAAEAAGHNLPEFSVSELSFALKREVEQAFPRVRVRGEISQPSFPRSGHCYVRLKDMDAVLDAVCWKGSLPRLGLKIEEGLEVIATGRVTTYPGSSKYQIIVERMELAGEGALLKLLEDRRRKLAAEGLFDADRKRPLPYLPEVIGVVTSPSGAVIRDILHRLADRFPRHVLIWPVAVQGEKAAAEVAAAIAGFNALPPDGATPRPDVLIVARGGGSLEDLWAFNEEIVVRAAAGSAIPLISAVGHETDTTLIDFAADRRAPTPTAAAEMAVPVRAELLANVRGMDGRLLTALNRRLREAGTELAGLARGLPDPMRMIEERGQRVDDLSGRLVRATTTLVERRRAALATAAAGLRSPREIVDREAARLAAAGDMLMVVMRGYRDRVRDQTLRGVERTDALAQRLSRALSQLLDGRAATLDGVGKLLESYSFKGTLARGFALVRDAAGAPVLSAAAVAPGARIVVEFGDGAVGAVVDGGAQDDRTAPAPASSRAKPPRGGPQGSLF; this is encoded by the coding sequence ATGCCGCCAGATGACCGCGTCACCGGGAGCCCGCCCGTGAGCGACGCCGCCGAGGCCGCCGGCCACAACCTGCCGGAATTCTCGGTCTCCGAGCTGAGCTTCGCGCTCAAGCGGGAGGTCGAGCAGGCGTTCCCGCGCGTGCGCGTGCGCGGCGAGATCTCGCAGCCCAGCTTCCCGCGCTCCGGCCACTGCTATGTCCGCCTCAAGGACATGGACGCCGTGCTCGACGCGGTGTGCTGGAAGGGCTCGCTGCCGCGGCTGGGCCTGAAGATCGAGGAGGGGCTGGAGGTGATCGCCACGGGGCGCGTCACCACCTATCCCGGCTCGTCGAAGTACCAGATCATCGTCGAACGCATGGAGCTGGCGGGCGAGGGCGCGCTGCTCAAGCTGCTGGAGGACCGGCGCAGGAAGCTCGCCGCCGAGGGCCTGTTCGACGCCGACCGCAAGAGGCCGCTGCCCTATCTGCCGGAGGTCATCGGCGTCGTCACGTCGCCCAGCGGCGCGGTGATCCGCGACATCCTGCACCGCCTCGCCGACCGCTTCCCGCGCCACGTCCTGATCTGGCCGGTGGCCGTGCAGGGCGAGAAGGCCGCCGCCGAGGTGGCGGCCGCCATCGCGGGATTCAACGCCCTGCCGCCGGATGGCGCCACGCCGCGGCCGGACGTGCTGATCGTGGCGCGCGGCGGCGGCAGCCTCGAGGACCTGTGGGCCTTCAACGAGGAGATCGTCGTGCGCGCCGCGGCGGGCTCGGCGATCCCGCTGATCTCCGCCGTGGGCCACGAGACCGACACCACGCTGATCGATTTCGCCGCCGACCGCCGCGCGCCGACGCCGACGGCGGCGGCCGAGATGGCGGTGCCCGTGCGCGCCGAGCTGCTGGCGAACGTGCGCGGCATGGACGGCCGTCTGCTCACCGCCTTGAACCGCCGCCTGCGCGAGGCCGGAACCGAGCTGGCCGGCCTGGCGCGCGGTCTGCCCGACCCGATGCGCATGATCGAGGAACGCGGCCAGCGCGTCGACGACCTCTCCGGACGTCTGGTCCGCGCCACGACGACGCTGGTCGAGCGGCGGCGCGCGGCGCTGGCGACGGCGGCGGCCGGTCTGCGCAGTCCGCGCGAGATCGTCGACCGCGAGGCCGCGCGTCTGGCCGCGGCCGGCGACATGCTGATGGTCGTGATGCGCGGCTACCGCGACCGCGTGCGCGACCAGACCCTGCGCGGCGTCGAGCGCACCGACGCCTTGGCCCAGCGGCTGTCGCGCGCGTTGTCGCAGCTCCTCGACGGCCGCGCCGCCACGCTGGACGGCGTCGGCAAGCTGCTCGAGAGCTACTCGTTCAAAGGCACGCTGGCGCGCGGCTTCGCGCTGGTCAGGGACGCGGCGGGCGCGCCGGTGCTGTCGGCGGCCGCCGTCGCGCCCGGGGCCAGGATCGTCGTCGAGTTCGGCGACGGCGCCGTCGGCGCGGTGGTGGACGGCGGCGCGCAAGATGATCGGACCGCGCCGGCGCCCGCGTCGTCCCGCGCGAAGCCGCCGCGCGGCGGCCCGCAGGGATCGCTGTTCTGA
- a CDS encoding lytic murein transglycosylase: MPTPIPPRSSGRARAAAIAIAATSMAASPPVFAQSDFTACLESIREQAVAQGVPRATADGALRGLTPDPRVVDLDGRQPEFSLTLGRYLGNAISAERVAKGQQMLARHRAQLDAIEREFGVPPAYIVSFWGMESNYGAFTGDFPVIRSVATLACQTARREFFSNELVQALRILAANRMTPAQMKGSWAGAMGNTQFMPSTYTAYAIDRDGDGRVDLWRSLPDVFGSSANYLAKVGWKRGQPSHEEVLLPASFDYARVDPTVERPIREWRAMGIARADGRPLSDSTEKAALALPAGHRGPAFLLWPNYKVIMIWNRSQLYAIAIGQLAAQIDGRPGLIRQPPADDQPLARADVVDLQNRLQRLGLYQDDVDGLLGPKTRAAFRAFQVRAKLVADGYPTPDGLARLRAASP, translated from the coding sequence ATGCCGACTCCGATCCCTCCTCGATCCTCCGGTCGCGCGCGCGCGGCCGCCATCGCCATCGCCGCCACGTCGATGGCCGCGTCGCCGCCAGTGTTCGCGCAGAGCGATTTCACGGCCTGCCTCGAGTCGATCCGCGAGCAGGCCGTGGCGCAGGGCGTACCGCGCGCCACCGCAGACGGCGCGCTGCGCGGTCTGACGCCCGACCCCCGTGTGGTCGACCTCGATGGCCGGCAGCCGGAGTTCTCGCTGACGCTGGGCCGCTACCTCGGCAACGCCATCAGCGCGGAACGCGTCGCCAAGGGACAGCAGATGCTGGCGCGCCACCGCGCCCAGCTCGACGCCATCGAGCGCGAGTTCGGCGTGCCGCCGGCCTACATCGTTTCGTTCTGGGGCATGGAGTCGAACTATGGCGCCTTCACCGGCGATTTCCCGGTGATCCGCTCGGTGGCGACCTTGGCGTGCCAGACGGCGCGGCGCGAGTTCTTCTCCAACGAGCTGGTGCAGGCGCTGAGAATCCTCGCCGCCAACCGCATGACGCCGGCGCAGATGAAGGGTTCGTGGGCCGGCGCGATGGGCAACACGCAGTTCATGCCCTCGACCTACACCGCCTACGCCATCGACCGCGACGGCGACGGCCGCGTCGATCTCTGGCGCAGCCTGCCGGACGTGTTCGGCTCGTCGGCCAACTACCTCGCCAAGGTCGGCTGGAAGCGCGGCCAGCCCTCGCACGAGGAGGTCTTGCTGCCGGCCAGCTTCGACTACGCGCGGGTCGATCCGACCGTCGAGCGCCCGATCCGCGAATGGCGCGCGATGGGGATCGCGCGCGCCGACGGCCGGCCGCTGTCCGATTCGACGGAGAAGGCGGCGCTGGCCCTGCCGGCGGGCCACCGCGGACCGGCGTTCCTGCTGTGGCCGAACTACAAGGTCATCATGATCTGGAACCGCTCCCAGCTCTACGCCATCGCGATAGGCCAGCTCGCGGCGCAGATCGACGGCCGCCCAGGCCTGATCCGCCAGCCGCCGGCCGACGACCAGCCGCTGGCGCGCGCCGACGTGGTCGACCTGCAGAACCGCCTCCAGCGGCTCGGGCTCTACCAGGACGACGTCGACGGCCTGCTGGGACCGAAGACCCGCGCCGCCTTCCGGGCCTTCCAGGTCCGCGCGAAGCTCGTCGCCGACGGCTATCCGACACCCGACGGGCTGGCGCGGTTGCGCGCCGCGTCGCCCTGA
- a CDS encoding ribonuclease activity regulator RraA — protein MGEVEFKPLDAEAIAQFMYASTATITMQLMKRGLRNMAINVRPMNPAASRMVGPAYTLRYIAGREDLCPPPSPSDPENAQKHAVEHTPAGAVLVVSTGGELRSGTFGDILVARLQVRGVAGVVSDGAMRDQPVVSGMKLPVFAAGVTAPPSMTHLLPVDVQLPVGCGGVPVFPNDVVVSDGDGVVIVPRHIAEEVARDSMAQERLEKFVAIQILKGKPVMGTYPPDDATKAAFQAWVAAGEPGG, from the coding sequence ATGGGAGAGGTCGAGTTCAAGCCGCTGGACGCGGAGGCGATCGCGCAATTCATGTACGCCAGCACCGCCACCATCACGATGCAGCTGATGAAGCGCGGCCTGCGCAACATGGCGATCAACGTCCGGCCGATGAATCCGGCCGCCAGCCGCATGGTCGGTCCGGCCTACACGCTGCGCTACATCGCCGGGCGCGAGGATCTGTGTCCGCCGCCGAGCCCGTCCGATCCGGAGAACGCGCAGAAGCACGCGGTCGAGCACACGCCGGCCGGCGCCGTGCTGGTGGTGTCGACCGGCGGCGAGCTGCGCAGCGGCACGTTCGGCGACATTCTCGTGGCGCGGCTGCAGGTGCGCGGCGTCGCGGGCGTGGTGTCCGACGGCGCGATGCGCGACCAGCCGGTGGTGTCGGGCATGAAACTGCCGGTGTTCGCCGCCGGCGTCACGGCGCCGCCGAGCATGACGCATCTGCTGCCGGTCGACGTCCAGCTACCGGTGGGCTGTGGCGGCGTGCCGGTGTTTCCCAACGACGTGGTCGTGTCGGACGGCGACGGCGTCGTGATCGTGCCTCGCCACATCGCCGAGGAGGTGGCGCGCGATTCGATGGCGCAGGAGCGGCTGGAGAAGTTCGTCGCCATCCAGATCCTCAAGGGCAAGCCCGTGATGGGGACCTATCCGCCCGACGACGCCACCAAGGCGGCGTTTCAGGCCTGGGTGGCGGCCGGCGAACCGGGCGGCTGA
- a CDS encoding DUF1311 domain-containing protein: protein MYPMGIAAAICAAALVAAGAHAQSNPSFDCRRAATVVERMICAEASLGEADRTLARAYREALESRRTPADRDALARDQADWLTTRDRGCLDENGPRAPMPPPDMRGWIASCLEIMHNYRISWLLDMPTRETVPGAPGARSPGLSGDFSGRYTAGGDGWYGALRLRRLGGQWLGEISTTNGPTAHSCGLEGKVRAAGDGLVMDVYENDDKPDDAKRCAVKITPIPGGFEVEAQENETCRMFCGARGYFSGEYFRTERNPR from the coding sequence ATGTACCCTATGGGAATCGCCGCCGCGATCTGCGCGGCCGCCCTCGTCGCCGCGGGCGCGCACGCGCAATCCAATCCGTCCTTCGACTGCCGGCGCGCGGCGACCGTGGTGGAGCGCATGATCTGCGCCGAGGCGTCGCTGGGCGAGGCCGACCGGACCCTGGCGCGGGCCTATCGCGAGGCGCTGGAGAGCCGACGCACCCCGGCCGACCGCGATGCGTTGGCGCGCGACCAGGCGGACTGGCTGACGACCCGCGACAGGGGATGCCTCGACGAGAACGGCCCGCGCGCGCCGATGCCGCCGCCGGACATGCGCGGCTGGATCGCGTCGTGCCTCGAGATCATGCACAACTACCGCATCTCGTGGCTGCTCGACATGCCGACGCGCGAGACGGTGCCCGGCGCGCCGGGCGCGCGCAGTCCCGGCCTGTCCGGCGATTTCTCCGGTCGGTACACCGCCGGCGGCGACGGCTGGTATGGCGCGCTGCGCCTGCGCCGACTCGGCGGACAGTGGCTCGGCGAGATCTCGACCACCAACGGTCCGACGGCGCATTCCTGCGGCCTTGAAGGCAAGGTGCGCGCCGCCGGCGACGGTCTGGTGATGGACGTCTACGAGAACGACGACAAGCCGGACGACGCCAAGCGCTGCGCCGTCAAGATCACGCCGATTCCCGGCGGCTTCGAGGTCGAGGCCCAGGAGAACGAGACCTGCCGCATGTTCTGCGGCGCCCGCGGCTATTTCTCCGGCGAGTATTTCCGCACGGAACGGAACCCACGCTGA
- a CDS encoding UDP-2,3-diacylglucosamine diphosphatase has translation MNAEGAVPTTHWRAIYLSDVHLGTRGCQADKLLDFLRRHDSDCLYLVGDIVDGWRLRRWWYWPQAHNDVVQKILRKARKGTRVVYVPGNHDEAARDYCGLTFGGVQVVREAIHETADGKRLLVIHGDQFDGVVRYARWLAMLGDWAYALALKLNTVVNGARRLLRMPYWSLAGYLKERVKNAVQFIGDYEAAVATEARGRGVDGVVCGHIHHAQARTIDGILYYNDGDWVESCTALVEDYEGRMSILRWPEISGRHGNEAVRAPLPLAAE, from the coding sequence ATGAACGCGGAAGGCGCAGTTCCCACGACGCACTGGCGGGCGATCTATCTTTCCGACGTGCATCTCGGCACCCGCGGCTGCCAAGCCGACAAGCTGCTCGATTTCCTGCGCCGCCACGACAGCGACTGCCTCTACCTCGTCGGCGACATCGTCGACGGCTGGCGCCTGCGCCGCTGGTGGTACTGGCCGCAGGCCCACAACGACGTCGTCCAGAAGATTCTGCGCAAGGCGCGCAAGGGCACGCGCGTCGTCTACGTGCCGGGCAACCACGACGAGGCGGCGCGCGACTATTGCGGCCTCACATTCGGCGGCGTCCAGGTCGTGCGCGAGGCTATCCACGAGACGGCCGACGGCAAGCGCCTGCTGGTCATCCACGGCGACCAGTTCGACGGCGTCGTGCGCTACGCCCGCTGGTTGGCGATGCTCGGCGACTGGGCCTACGCGCTGGCCCTGAAGCTCAACACGGTCGTCAACGGCGCCCGGCGCCTGCTGCGTATGCCGTACTGGTCGCTCGCGGGCTACCTGAAGGAACGCGTCAAGAACGCCGTGCAGTTCATCGGCGACTACGAGGCGGCGGTCGCCACGGAGGCGCGCGGCCGTGGCGTCGACGGCGTCGTCTGCGGGCATATCCACCACGCCCAGGCGAGGACCATAGACGGCATCCTCTACTACAACGACGGCGACTGGGTCGAAAGTTGCACCGCGCTGGTCGAAGACTACGAAGGCCGGATGTCGATTCTGCGGTGGCCCGAAATCTCCGGTCGCCACGGCAACGAGGCCGTCCGCGCGCCGCTACCGCTGGCGGCGGAGTGA
- a CDS encoding type II toxin-antitoxin system prevent-host-death family antitoxin, whose amino-acid sequence MTKTMKASECKAKFLAVLDEVERTGETVTVTKNGRPVGRIVPLREKPATLFGALKGTVAIHGDIVGPSAPDWDEDREWRNISGRRDDGDIG is encoded by the coding sequence ATGACTAAAACCATGAAGGCGTCGGAATGCAAAGCGAAGTTTCTCGCCGTGCTCGACGAGGTCGAGCGCACCGGCGAGACCGTGACCGTGACAAAGAACGGACGGCCGGTCGGGCGGATCGTGCCGTTGCGCGAGAAGCCGGCGACCTTGTTCGGCGCCTTGAAGGGGACGGTCGCGATCCATGGCGATATCGTCGGCCCGAGCGCGCCGGACTGGGACGAGGACCGCGAGTGGAGGAACATTTCGGGGCGGCGCGATGACGGTGATATTGGATAG
- a CDS encoding type II toxin-antitoxin system VapC family toxin yields MTVILDSHVLLWLMEGRRELGRLARARCDEALRDDAVGVSAVTFYELANEHRKGRIALSPDPATWRQNVLALGVVEFPVDAPIAIEAAGLADMHNDPMDRLIVATVLRNDATLMTADGAILRWKAPLSRLDAAR; encoded by the coding sequence ATGACGGTGATATTGGATAGCCATGTGCTGCTCTGGCTGATGGAAGGCCGACGGGAGCTCGGCCGGCTGGCGCGTGCGCGGTGCGACGAAGCGTTGCGCGACGACGCCGTCGGCGTCTCGGCGGTCACGTTCTACGAATTGGCGAACGAGCATCGCAAAGGCAGAATCGCGTTGTCACCCGATCCCGCGACGTGGCGGCAAAACGTGCTGGCGCTGGGCGTGGTCGAGTTTCCAGTGGACGCGCCAATCGCGATAGAGGCGGCAGGGCTCGCCGACATGCACAACGATCCCATGGACCGGCTCATCGTGGCGACCGTCCTGCGCAACGACGCCACCTTGATGACGGCGGATGGCGCCATACTGAGGTGGAAGGCGCCGTTGAGCCGGCTGGATGCCGCCAGATGA
- a CDS encoding TldD/PmbA family protein — translation MAKSKKKSAAKKKPAAKKAAGAKKAAKPAKVKSAATRAPAKNSAKKPAAKKVAARKPAAARKPAAATAKAPAKAKTTVKPAPRTPKAGKGAAGAKPLAPPARGEEARGAVRNTTPVAGPSFVARSIATRDASDQPAGVDPGLLQDLIGWARAAGADAADAIVVAGTSLSVAQRLGVREKLERSEGRDLGLRVLVGTRQAIVSSTDFAPAGLRELAGRAVAMARAVPEDPVCGLAPEELLARERPELDLDDGREPSPETLMGWCAEAEDAARAVAGVTNSEGAEAGWGRTAVAMAMSNGFTGGYARAGYSLSCAVLAGDGTAMERDYDWTTGVYVEELEAPAAIGRKAGEGAVKRLNPGRMASGKAPVVFDRRVSGGMLGHLAGAINGRAIARGASFLLDALGSDVFAAGVTIVDDPHRRRGSASKPFDGEGLPTTRRAIVDKGRLTTWILDLAAARQLKMAPTGHAARGVSGPPSPSTTNLHMEPGRDSVGDLIGDVADGLYVTELIGFGVNGVTGDYSRGAAGFRIEGGRLTTPVSGITIAGNLKDMFRALTPADDLRFKGAVNAPTIRIDGMTIAGA, via the coding sequence ATGGCGAAGTCGAAGAAGAAATCAGCGGCGAAGAAGAAGCCCGCCGCGAAGAAGGCGGCGGGCGCCAAAAAGGCGGCCAAGCCCGCGAAGGTGAAATCCGCCGCCACGCGCGCGCCGGCGAAGAATAGCGCGAAGAAGCCGGCCGCGAAGAAGGTGGCGGCACGCAAGCCCGCGGCGGCGAGAAAGCCCGCGGCGGCGACAGCGAAGGCACCGGCCAAGGCGAAGACGACCGTGAAACCGGCGCCACGGACGCCAAAGGCGGGCAAAGGCGCGGCCGGCGCGAAGCCCCTCGCCCCGCCTGCGCGGGGAGAGGAGGCAAGAGGCGCCGTCCGGAATACGACGCCAGTCGCGGGGCCCTCATTCGTCGCCCGATCCATCGCCACGCGCGACGCCTCCGACCAGCCCGCCGGCGTCGATCCCGGCTTGCTGCAGGACCTCATCGGATGGGCGCGCGCCGCCGGGGCGGACGCCGCCGACGCCATCGTGGTCGCCGGCACCAGCCTGTCGGTGGCGCAGCGTCTGGGCGTGCGCGAGAAGCTGGAGCGCAGCGAGGGCCGCGACCTCGGCCTGCGCGTGCTGGTGGGCACGCGTCAGGCGATCGTCTCGTCGACCGATTTCGCGCCCGCCGGCCTGCGCGAGCTCGCGGGCCGCGCCGTGGCGATGGCGCGCGCCGTGCCGGAGGATCCCGTGTGCGGGCTGGCGCCGGAGGAGCTGCTGGCGCGCGAGCGGCCCGAGCTCGACCTCGACGACGGTCGCGAGCCTTCGCCGGAAACGCTGATGGGTTGGTGCGCCGAGGCCGAGGACGCCGCGCGCGCCGTTGCCGGCGTCACCAACTCCGAAGGCGCCGAGGCCGGCTGGGGTCGCACCGCCGTCGCCATGGCGATGTCCAACGGCTTCACGGGCGGCTATGCCCGCGCCGGCTACTCGTTGTCCTGCGCCGTGCTGGCGGGCGACGGCACCGCGATGGAGCGCGACTACGACTGGACGACCGGCGTCTACGTCGAGGAGCTCGAAGCGCCCGCCGCGATCGGCCGCAAGGCCGGCGAAGGCGCGGTGAAGCGCCTCAATCCCGGCCGCATGGCCAGCGGCAAGGCGCCGGTCGTGTTCGACCGCCGCGTCTCCGGCGGTATGCTCGGCCACCTCGCCGGCGCCATCAACGGCCGCGCCATCGCCCGTGGCGCCTCGTTCCTGCTCGACGCGCTGGGAAGCGACGTCTTCGCGGCCGGCGTCACCATCGTCGACGATCCGCACCGCCGTCGCGGCTCCGCCTCCAAGCCGTTCGACGGCGAGGGCCTGCCGACGACGCGGCGCGCCATCGTCGACAAGGGCCGCCTGACGACGTGGATCCTCGATCTGGCGGCGGCGCGGCAGCTCAAGATGGCGCCGACGGGGCACGCCGCGCGCGGCGTCTCCGGCCCGCCCTCGCCCTCGACCACAAATCTGCACATGGAGCCGGGCCGCGACAGCGTCGGCGACCTGATCGGCGACGTGGCGGACGGACTTTACGTGACCGAATTGATCGGCTTCGGCGTCAACGGCGTGACCGGCGACTACAGCCGCGGCGCCGCCGGGTTCCGCATCGAGGGCGGCCGCCTGACGACGCCGGTGTCGGGCATCACCATCGCCGGCAATCTCAAGGACATGTTCCGCGCGCTGACGCCGGCCGACGATCTGCGCTTCAAGGGCGCGGTCAACGCGCCGACCATCCGGATCGACGGCATGACCATCGCCGGCGCCTGA
- a CDS encoding diacylglycerol kinase family lipid kinase, whose translation MSSLDGPSGRRLLIVHNPVAGRWQERRLSAALEAARGAGAVVVAVASTSLRGDARRLALGADSSRVDVVVAAGGDGTVNEVAAGLLARDDAPPALGIVPLGTVNVLAREIGLAFDAAAVGRALARGAATPIHLGEAAGVSGASAPFVLMAGAGFDARVVAGVDGALKRRLGKGAYVWRALAEMARGARARYRVEIDGVAREAASVIVSNARSYGGSYTLAPGESVRRPVLSVCLFDGGGRADIVRYGAALLMDRLARARGFNVVEAREVSIRASDGAAAPLQIDGDNAMKLPVTIRVAPRRLTLLMPDA comes from the coding sequence ATGTCATCGCTGGATGGTCCCTCCGGTCGCCGATTGCTGATCGTCCACAATCCCGTCGCGGGACGTTGGCAGGAGCGGCGGCTATCCGCCGCGCTGGAGGCGGCGCGGGGCGCGGGGGCTGTCGTCGTCGCGGTCGCGTCGACGTCTCTGCGGGGCGACGCCCGGCGGCTGGCGCTGGGCGCCGACTCAAGTCGCGTCGACGTGGTGGTCGCCGCCGGCGGCGACGGCACGGTCAACGAGGTCGCGGCCGGGTTGCTGGCGCGCGACGACGCGCCGCCGGCGCTGGGCATCGTCCCGCTGGGCACCGTCAACGTGCTGGCGCGCGAGATCGGCCTGGCGTTCGACGCCGCGGCGGTCGGTCGCGCGCTGGCGCGCGGGGCGGCGACGCCGATCCATCTCGGCGAGGCGGCAGGCGTCTCCGGCGCTTCCGCGCCGTTCGTCCTGATGGCTGGCGCCGGTTTCGACGCGCGCGTGGTCGCTGGCGTCGACGGCGCGCTGAAGCGGCGGCTCGGCAAGGGCGCCTATGTCTGGCGCGCGCTGGCCGAGATGGCGCGCGGCGCGCGCGCGCGATACCGCGTCGAGATCGACGGGGTGGCGCGCGAGGCGGCCTCGGTGATCGTCAGCAACGCGCGCTCGTACGGCGGATCGTACACGCTGGCGCCCGGTGAGAGCGTGAGGCGTCCGGTCCTGTCGGTGTGCCTGTTCGACGGCGGTGGCCGCGCCGACATCGTGCGCTACGGCGCGGCGCTGCTGATGGACCGGCTGGCGCGCGCTCGCGGATTCAACGTCGTCGAGGCGCGCGAGGTCTCGATCCGCGCGAGCGACGGCGCCGCGGCGCCGCTGCAGATCGATGGCGACAACGCGATGAAACTGCCCGTCACGATCCGTGTCGCGCCGCGGCGGCTGACGCTGCTGATGCCGGACGCGTGA
- a CDS encoding glycosyltransferase family 1 protein: MRVAIVTDAWHPQVNGVVRTIDATRAELRRLGHEIEVFGPDRFGTLPCPTYPDIRLSIMPGRRLASLLSAFLPAAVHIATEGPLGSAARGFCRRRGLPFTTAYHTRFPEYLGARFGVPVAWTYAALRRFHAPATAVMVSTPSVRDALAGRGFANLRPWTRGVDTSLFRPRSDPTPASEDGRPVFLYVGRLAVEKNLDAFLSLDLPGHRWVVGDGPEFERLRARYPDARFFGRRQGEALATLYRAADVFVFPSRTDTFGLVLLEALASGLPVAAFPVPGPLDVIGDAPVGVLDHDLRAAALRALQVEPAACRAQAARFSWRASAEMFLANLAPYDPMPTPCGAQPPGSPAATQA; this comes from the coding sequence ATGCGCGTCGCAATCGTCACCGACGCGTGGCATCCACAGGTGAATGGCGTGGTGCGTACGATCGACGCCACGCGCGCCGAGCTGCGCCGTCTCGGCCACGAGATCGAAGTGTTCGGTCCGGACCGCTTCGGGACCCTGCCTTGCCCGACCTATCCCGACATCCGGCTGTCGATCATGCCCGGCCGGCGTCTCGCCTCCTTGCTCTCCGCGTTCCTGCCGGCGGCGGTCCATATCGCGACAGAAGGTCCCCTTGGAAGCGCCGCGCGCGGGTTCTGCCGCCGCCGCGGGCTGCCGTTCACGACCGCCTACCACACGCGCTTCCCCGAGTACCTCGGCGCGCGGTTTGGCGTGCCGGTGGCGTGGACCTACGCGGCGCTACGACGCTTCCACGCGCCGGCTACCGCCGTGATGGTTTCGACGCCCAGCGTCCGCGACGCGCTCGCGGGTCGCGGCTTCGCGAATCTGCGGCCATGGACGCGCGGCGTGGACACGTCTCTGTTCCGGCCGCGCTCCGATCCCACGCCGGCGTCCGAGGATGGACGGCCGGTGTTCCTGTACGTCGGCCGGCTCGCGGTCGAGAAGAACCTCGACGCGTTCCTGTCGCTCGATCTTCCGGGCCACCGCTGGGTGGTCGGCGACGGGCCGGAGTTCGAAAGGCTGCGCGCCCGTTACCCGGACGCGCGCTTCTTCGGGCGGCGGCAAGGCGAAGCGCTGGCTACGCTCTACCGCGCCGCCGACGTGTTCGTCTTTCCCAGCCGCACGGACACGTTCGGTCTGGTTCTGCTTGAAGCGCTCGCTTCCGGTCTGCCGGTCGCCGCGTTTCCCGTTCCGGGTCCGCTCGACGTCATCGGCGACGCGCCCGTCGGCGTTCTCGACCATGACCTGCGCGCAGCGGCCCTACGGGCGCTGCAGGTGGAGCCCGCCGCCTGCCGCGCGCAGGCGGCGCGCTTCTCGTGGCGCGCCAGCGCCGAGATGTTCCTCGCGAACCTGGCGCCGTACGATCCAATGCCGACCCCGTGCGGGGCTCAGCCGCCCGGTTCGCCGGCCGCCACCCAGGCCTGA